The Takifugu flavidus isolate HTHZ2018 chromosome 17, ASM371156v2, whole genome shotgun sequence genome contains a region encoding:
- the rnpc3 gene encoding LOW QUALITY PROTEIN: RNA-binding region-containing protein 3 (The sequence of the model RefSeq protein was modified relative to this genomic sequence to represent the inferred CDS: inserted 1 base in 1 codon) encodes MDCGISFSNKMDENEESVQSNGSKTLLVRHLPAELEQDEKVELLKYFGAESVRLFSNTGRMKHTAFAQFRSEKAAASALNRLHQLEILGHTLVVEFAKGQDHIIVLKDPPVSDSGKKVPGEQKKQDHKQLNVPLIETGVAPSLGLRFQSNPTLKYLYPPPSXGILTNITHALISVPKFYVQVLHLMNKMNLPCPFGPVTARPPLFDSRPPVPPMPMPPPFPPDYPPLPEEEMELSSGEESEYESGDDEDKERIARLMGLVNQACKRPLRPKRASKRKKPKIKDLLYAPKADSQSGPALQPSDVFEQPLPAGQKKIEFHISAPEVAAVAEPSGSEQQDDEGRGVGASSPNQESAQAEGFGKLYPSARPSQQEDERRDEYELPSDVISRKELEKGRLSRDEMKKISVFKNYEAGEPTCRLYVKNIAKQVEEKDLKYIYGRYINPSSEEERNMFDIMLMKEGRMKGQAFVGLPSEQSAEKALRETNGYVLYDKPLIVQFARSARPKQDGTETKRGPKH; translated from the exons ATGGATTGTGGCATTTCTTTCTCAAATAAAATGGACGAGAATGAAGAGAGCGTTCAATCAAACGGCTCCAAAACGCTGCTCGTCCGCCACCTTCCAGcggagctggagcaggatgagaaagtggagctgctgaagtATTTTGGAGCCGAATCAGTCAGACTTTTCTCCAACACTGGGCGGATG AAACATACAGCCTTTGCACAATTCAGAAGTGAGAAGGCGGCAGCAAGT GCTCTGAACAGACTCCATCAGTTAGAAATACTTGGTCATACACTTGTTGTGGAGTTTGCAAAAGGCCAGGATCATATAATAGTATTAAAAGACCCACCTGTTTCAGACAG TGGTAAAAAGGTGCCTggagagcagaagaagcagGATCACAAGCAGCTGAATGTGCCCCTGATTGAGACGGGGGTTGCACCAAGTCTGGG GTTGAGGTTTCAAAGCAATCCCACTCTGAAATATTTATACCCGCCACCCT ACGGCATCCTGACAAACATAACGCACGCCCTCATTAGTGTGCCAAAGTTCTACGTTCAA GTGCTCCATCTGATGAACAAGATGAATTTGCCCTGTCCCTTTGGGCCGGTCACTGCCAGACCCCCCCTG TTTGACTCTAGACCCCCCGTCCCTCCCATGCCCATGCCTCCTCCGTTTCCTCCGGATTACCCACCTTtaccagaggaggagatggaactGTCCAGTGGAGAAGAGTCGGAGTACGAGAGCGGCGATGACGAGGACAAGGAGAG GATTGCTCGGCTGATGGGCCTGGTCAACCAAGCATGCAAGAGACCCCTGAGACCAAAAAGGGCttcaaaaagaaagaagccCAAGATCAAGGATCTACTCTATGCTCCTAAAGCAGACTCTCAGAG TGGTCCGGCGCTGCAGCCGTCCGACGTGTTTGAGCAGCCGCTCCCCGCCGGACAGAAGAAAATTGAATTCCACATTTCTGCTCCTGAGGTAGCGGCCGTAGCTGAACCAAGTGGGtcggagcagcaggatgacgaAGGCAGAG gtgtgGGTGCGTCCAGCCCAAATCAGGAGTCGGCACAGGCGGAAGGTTTTGGGAAGCTGTATCCCAGCGCTCGGCCGTCCCAGCAGGAGGACGAGCGCCGCGACGAGTACGAACTCCCCTCAGACGTCATCTCcaggaaggagctggagaaaggGAGACTGTCGAGAGACG agaTGAAAAAAATTTCCGTCTTTAAGAATTACGAGGCCGGCGAGCCGACCTGCAGGCTGTACGTGAAGAATATTGCGAAGCAAGTGGAAGAAAAG GACCTGAAGTACATCTACGGACGCTACATCAACCCTTCatcagaggaagagaggaacat gttTGACATCATGCTAATGAAGGAGGGGCGCATGAAAGGGCAGGCCTTCGTGGGACTCCCCAGTGAGCAGAGCGCGGAGAAAGCTCTGCGTGAGACCAACGGCTACGTTCTCTACGACAAACCGCTGATTGTT CAATTTGCCAGATCTGCAAGACCAAAACAGGATGGGACGGAGACAAAGAGGGGACCCAAGCACTGA